A region from the Plutella xylostella chromosome 6, ilPluXylo3.1, whole genome shotgun sequence genome encodes:
- the LOC105387852 gene encoding SPARC, with protein sequence MKGRVLLLALLVAAICTVDAEKHRKRHRRLRKTTTTVAPPVQVGDDNANELDSSLPDASSDPVILSASELEDERRFLEHQKTHDDSAEADREHANEIYDDPCLRVHCSAGRVCEIDEQGEAVCNCIKECPTETDHRRKVCTNHNETWSSDCEVYRQRCECLEGSELCRGPQYHHVQIEYYGVCREMPECSESEMSDFPRRMRDWLFNIMRDMAERHELNPHYLKMEREAESNLTRRWTNAAIWKWCDLDAHDNDRFVSRHELFPIRAPLMSLEHCIAPFLDRCDADDDHRIRLAEWGKCLELDENELEDRCDEFTEEDDS encoded by the exons ATGAAGGGTCGTGTTCTGCTGCTGGCCCTTTTGGTGGCCGCCATCTGCACTGTTGATGCTGAG AAACACCGCAAGCGTCACAGGCGGCTGCGCAAGACCACCACGACCGTGGCGCCCCCTGTGCAGGTCGGAGATGACAACGCCAACGAG CTGGACTCTTCCCTGCCCGACGCCTCGTCTGACCCGGTAATCCTGTCGGCGTCGGAGCTGGAGGACGAGCGGCGCTTCCTCGAGCACCAGAAGACGCACGACGACTCCGCCGAGGCCGACCGGGAACACGCTAACGAGATCTATGATG ACCCGTGCCTGCGCGTGCACTGCAGCGCGGGGCGCGTGTGCGAGATCGACGAGCAGGGCGAGGCCGTGTGCAACTGCATCAAGGAGTGCCCCACCGAGACCGACCACCGCCGCAAG GTGTGCACCAACCACAACGAGACGTGGTCGTCAGACTGCGAGGTGTACCGGCAGCGCTGCGAGTGCCTGGAGGGGTCGGAGCTGTGCCGCGGCCCGCAGTACCACCACGTGCAGATCGAGTACTACGGCGTCTGCCGCGAGATGCCG GAATGCTCCGAAAGCGAGATGTCGGACTTCCCGCGGCGCATGCGCGACTGGCTGTTCAACATCATGCGCGACATGGCGGAGCGGCACGAGCTCAACCCGCACTACCTGAAGATGGAGAGGGAGGCCGAGAGCAACCTGACAAGACGCTGGACTAACGCCGCCATCTGGAAGTGGTGTGATTTGGACGCTCATGATAATGACAG ATTCGTGTCCCGCCACGAGTTGTTCCCTATCCGCGCGCCACTCATGTCCCTCGAGCACTGCATCGCGCCCTTCCTGGACCGCTGCGACGCTGACGACGACCACCGCATCCGCCTCGCCGAGTGGGGCAAGTGCCTCGAGCTGGACGAG AATGAACTAGAAGACCGCTGTGATGAGTTCACAGAAGAAGATGACTCTTGA